The Triplophysa rosa unplaced genomic scaffold, Trosa_1v2 scaffold36_ERROPOS532353, whole genome shotgun sequence sequence TGCGAGCGGCTGCTCAGACTCATTGAAGGTCCTGTGCAGTGCAATTTCAGGCTGCACGCAAAAGCTTCATATCTACAAAGTAGGCAAACGTCCACCGAGGAAGCAACAGCAATAACATCATCTTAAGAAACAGATagactattattattataagcatgtttgtctttcagactgtaatttGAAATTAAGCgcgagtctctctctctcccgttgAGTTCAGACAGAGTGCGCGTGAAGGAAGTGGCGTTCctatatttctgaacttggacGACTGTTTGAACCTGCTGACAGTTTTTAAAGATGTAACGCGCTATTTTTGACtggcaaatgacaccacaccgcgtctgtattataaacgtataaattataatgttttataatgGTATTTAactagaatttctgtgatggtttcttttgtttttatcagcagggttgttacatttataatctgatctcttcagatcaatctgtcatatacaggtattttcatattttgcaaAAATTCTTTATATAAACTATATCTAACATATTTGACACATTATCTTGAATGTACAGTGGGGGGCAGCGCCAgatctttaaatgggtttactGGGGGGCGCAaccatgaaaaggttgagaaccactgttctacaGTAGTGATATAATAGTAAGATCGCCCAGCCATCATTGTGTGCATCATCATGTTTTAGATGGCATGCTATCTCACCAGCGGCTCCAGGTGCGGCAGACCCGCATGCAGACACACAGCTGCCGTTGATTGAGGTGTTGGAAGACACGAAGCCACACCTCCCTCGGCAGCACGTGCGAAGCGCCGCCGTCCAACAGCAAGCAGTGCGGCTCAGGGCAGGCAGGTGGCGGACGGACCAAGTGCCGCTCCATCTGTACAGGCCTCGGAGGCGAGGGCACAGCGGCCGGACTACGCTTCACCAGCTGAGAGCGCGTGGGCCCCAAGCGGGACTGCTGAGAGCGGTGCACCGGCAGCGAGCCACTGACGGGGTTCGACAGGTTAGATGTGGCACTGCTGCCATTCGCAGTCCCGGAAGCCACCGCTGTCGTACCCGCACTCTTATTTGAGGGAATGTTCTGGCCTTGCCGGCTTCCGCTGCGAATCTTGCTGCCACGGACAGACTTTGCGGCTCCGTGCCGGTGATTAGCGACGCTACCGCTATTGGAATTCTCCTTCTCTTGAGTTTCTCGACCGCCCGCCCGCGTGCGGCCGTTGCGTGCCTCCTGTCCATTAGTGCGTCTGGATGAGGAGACACCCTCCGACGTAAGCCCGTGTCCGGTTGGCGGTGCTTGGGTCGTTGACAGTGGCGACGATGGGGCCAGCGTGGCGGTTTTGCGAGCGCGGTCCTCTGAGCCTTCCTCATCGTCAGCTTCCGTGTCCATAACCACTTTACGCACCCTGTGGGCCGCCTCTCCCCGACGCCGCTGTGGCTGGGGCTCATCCGTGTTGTCTTGCTCCTTTTCTGCTACGAAACTCTCACCTTCAGAGTCCTCGCTGGCACTGAAGCCCAGTTCTGCCAGACGCCGACTGCGTTCGCGGGCGCTGCTGTTGCCGTATGTGGGGGCCGGAGAGGACGGTTCGGAGGCGGCAGCGGGAGACGGTGATTCAGAGACCGATTCGGAGTCACTTTCAGAACTGGACGATGAGGAAGAGCTAGAGTCTGGCACTCGCTCAAAAAGCTGACACATGCGTTTGAAGCGTTCCAGTTTCTCACGGTGATGAGAGCGCTGGTCCAGGCTGGGAGTTAAAGATGAGGCCTGCGCTGCAGCGGACCCTCCAGAAGAACTGTGGCCACCAGCTGAAGACGAGTTCGGCCCGTTCGCTTCAGAAGAGTCGGAGGAGTTGGGTTTCATTTTCTGCCGAGAAAGAGAAGTGATGTTGTGAGAGTCAAtggtcattttaaacaatacgTCTAGAGAATATAACAATCATACCTTTTTCAGGTGCTTATCACGGGCGCCCTTGACCTGTTCGACAAAAGCAAAAACACAGACAACGTGCGTAAAGACAGAGGTCTGTGCTTTCAATAAGATCTCATTGAAGTTAATTTACAAAAGTATTCcgccaattttcattttagttttttgaCTCTGTGCCCAGAAAAAACAGcatcaacaaacacaaaaacattccaTATAGAAACCTAACTTCCTGTTCCATTACTTTTGTCATGACTGTACATTCCAAAAGATCTGAAGGTTTTGACAGGATTATGTCGaggatctttaaaaaaaaattgacttcatgtttttaatttaactCAGTTATTTCCCACTTAAAGATAAGTGCTTGTTTTCATCTTTAGATTAGTACCAaacaaaaatcttatttttttcttacgTCATTTGATCAGAGAGATTGTAGTGACACGTCACACTTCATAATGATAACCCACCCAATCATTTTTTAGATTCACTGGCAGCTGGaattcatttgatttattttaaaatttagcAAATTTCTATTCTATTACCTCTACTTAAGTAACATTTAGAGAAATATAGTAGTTGTATATTGCATATATTGTTGTCATATAGAAGTAATAATAACGAGTACATAATTAATTTTCAAATCACACACTTTTACATGCAACTTCTGAAAATTGTAATTCATGCATGTAAAGCTCAATAGAATGTTCATTTGAGACCAAACATCTTCACAGTcttttcatgtttgtttaaagTGAAATTATTGGATTATTAGAAATGATTACATTCAAATTGAAGAGgctgtttttaaatgaacttGTACTTTTTGTTCTTTTGCTGTCGTGATCGTTCCTCATTTTTTACGTCTGCGAAATGATGTACATAAGAAAACATGCTTCTATTTAAAACAAGGTTTCACATCCATCACATCCGGATCTTTCTGACCAGGAGTGACtggtgaataaatgctgtagaggTTCTTAATTCATGTTAGCTATGGCAttcactaatgttaacaaacacaaccttATCGTAGTGTTcgcatttttttcttctgcagaaaggGAAACCTATTTTTGAAGATGAAGAAAAAGATATCAATGAGATTTTTTGTTGGAGTGCCACCTTATGGGCACAATCAGAACACATTTGGCAAGCATCCCTTCCAGTGATCTGGTGTCTATAGACAATAGTTTTTATTCAACATGAATGCTCGATAGGCTCTCGCCGTTAGATCAAATGTGAATGTGTGCATTATAGCCATAACTTGTGTCTTTTCGTTCCGTCCAAGTATTTGACAGCTTGTGTAACTGCTTGCTTTCTAAATAATGACTAAAAGCTGAGCCTGCCTTAAACCATCATTCATTTAGCaccttcattattttattttcgcTACTAACATTACACAGCACCAAAAAAAAACGGCACACGTTACCGGCGATTCCACATTCCAAACAGAATATCCAGAAGCTCTACAGGACTGACCTTCTTTTTGGAAGCGCTCTCCTGAGGCAGATCTTTCTCTTTCTTGCGCTTATGTCCATCCTGACGGGCCGTGTCTTCCAGAGACGGCGGCTTCTTTTTACTCGGTGGCGGATCGTCGGTCAGTTTCCAGCGACTCACCTCTCCGTTGTCCATTCGTCTCTTTCCTAAACCGTCTCCCTGATCCTTGAACATAAACACACTCTTGAAAGGCACTTCAACCTTTTATTTCATCTACGGCAAACTCACGAGGATCATCTCAAACTGTTCTTACCTTACTGGTCTTTCCTTCCTTGTGGCACTTTGGACACTCCCAGCAGTTTGGGATCTCATCATTAATAATGCCTTCAGATTTACCCATCTGCAGGAGACAGTTTGGTCATTTCAGGTGTGAGAGAATAAAGAGCTCAGATCAGCGATgttctcgcacacacacacacacacacacacacagaccttcAGACAGCTGGGGTGAATGATCTCATTACAGATGGTGCACTCcatcagagacagactgaactTCTCCTCCTCCGACTCCACCGTGTCCTCCTTCCCCGCTTCACCGCACGCAAAACACACGGCTGTGTGAGGCAACACCGGCTGGAGGAGGACGACATCGTGACAGACACTTGTTACTCGCGTCTAGCCCGTGCAGGGGAAAGAACTTTGAGGGTTTCTTGTCATGTACGAGTGAGGTGTGTACGGCTGTATTTACCGCAGTGCACTGCCTGAGCAGACACGACTGCTTCATCCGGCCCGGTCCACCAAACTTCTTCATGTCTTTGCAGAAGTGGCACTCGCCGCACTCGGTCCGCATGCAGGCTTGACAGCGCCGGCAACGTGTCCGTCGCCGCCGCGCCCCTCCCAGCGCCTTACTGCCAGACATCCCCTCTGCATTCAactgacacacgcacacacacacacgttagcCGTCCATACACCAAAGAAAGAACTGAAGAGACATCAACGGCATCCTCATCAAAGTCCTTTTAATGGTTTCGAGTGTAACGGTGTAACTGGTTAGATCATGGGTTTATCAGTCAAACTAGAGACTTGGAAGCAAGCACTGGACTCTTGACTACTGAATGAATGGTTTCATTAAACACTAAACGGTCTGCTGGGTCACAGGTCTGTTCCAACAGGATAGTCACAGACCGAAGAGAAAACCTGCGTGTGGTGTGAACAGCAGAAAACACTCATTAACCTTCTGAAAGGTACCAGAAAACGATATCTTCATGTCAAGTGCTGCCTGTCAATATAAACGCGTGGCCAATCCTATGCAAATGTCGACCTGACTAGCATTAGGGTTTACACTCTACCGATGAGTCAGATGTCAACGTTTAGAGGTTTAGCCACGTGTAGTCTGCATTACAGTTTGTAAAgcctttttgttgttgttttcaaagCATGGTTTCCAGGTAAGTGCTGCTTAATCCATAACGGTCCATTTCCCTTATAAACAGGTGCATAAAAATAGATAATATAACCGTTTGACGGTGTATGAAGATCCATCCCTTTCTCCGTTTTCTTCTGGTTTGTGCTtgttaattcacagaaatcctgaTCTCTCAAAAACATGTGTCTGTTCTCGTCACATCCCTTACGTCAAACAGAAAACGTGTCTACAGACTGatctttttctgatgtctggacgcTATCAACAGGGGGTTAAGAAAATACAAACGGATGCtacaatatattggtaataataCCAAGGAGACTAGATTTCAATTTGAACATATTTgctgatttatgacaaaatgttaattctCTCTTTCATATGTACTGTAAGTGgctctggataaaagcgtctg is a genomic window containing:
- the zgc:158376 gene encoding F-box/LRR-repeat protein 19, yielding MSGSKALGGARRRRTRCRRCQACMRTECGECHFCKDMKKFGGPGRMKQSCLLRQCTAPVLPHTAVCFACGEAGKEDTVESEEEKFSLSLMECTICNEIIHPSCLKMGKSEGIINDEIPNCWECPKCHKEGKTSKDQGDGLGKRRMDNGEVSRWKLTDDPPPSKKKPPSLEDTARQDGHKRKKEKDLPQESASKKKVKGARDKHLKKKMKPNSSDSSEANGPNSSSAGGHSSSGGSAAAQASSLTPSLDQRSHHREKLERFKRMCQLFERVPDSSSSSSSSSESDSESVSESPSPAAASEPSSPAPTYGNSSARERSRRLAELGFSASEDSEGESFVAEKEQDNTDEPQPQRRRGEAAHRVRKVVMDTEADDEEGSEDRARKTATLAPSSPLSTTQAPPTGHGLTSEGVSSSRRTNGQEARNGRTRAGGRETQEKENSNSGSVANHRHGAAKSVRGSKIRSGSRQGQNIPSNKSAGTTAVASGTANGSSATSNLSNPVSGSLPVHRSQQSRLGPTRSQLVKRSPAAVPSPPRPVQMERHLVRPPPACPEPHCLLLDGGASHVLPREVWLRVFQHLNQRQLCVCMRVCRTWSRWCCDKKLWTQIDLSRQRSITPIMLSGIIRRQPVSLNLGYTNISKKQLMWLINRLQGLLELNVSGCPWSSVSALCQSVCPCLWLLDLSRVEDLKDSHLKELLAPPSNDTRSAHGENRGGRFQNVTELRLAGLEVTDTVSRLLVRYLPHLTKLDLSHCCHITDQTIYTLTSPMSPLRESLTHVNLAGCVKVTDQCLSLLRRCVSLQSVDLRSCGTLAPDICQLHCFPSPEDRLLLKNS